The Carnobacterium sp. 17-4 genome has a window encoding:
- a CDS encoding alkaline phosphatase family protein, whose protein sequence is MKKQRLYMISLDAFGAKDLEYAQTLPTFKYLLDRSARVEKVETVYPSLTYMAHTSIITGVYPNKHGITNNTYIQPKRKSPDWHWYAKDIKVPTLFDVAHEAGYTIASFLWPVTGRNKAIKFNLTEIFANRPWQSQALISLWSSSPKFVLDLERKFGKTRKGIQQPELDHFLTAGIVDTIHSKNPDLMAIHLVDLDSTRHHFGVNSQEAKAAIRRMDDHLNQIVTAMKEKGIFEETVLAVFGDHYQLDTHTVVRLNQLFKEQGWLKETKDGLIQEWDVLAKGADGSCYIYTKSEVDLAEVRQILTQHLDQIETIYTQEEATRLGADETCSFLIEAKKGYYFINDSNGPFIEEIKADKSTPFHKGTHGYSPKKENYETTLFISGPGINAEARIPVAHLIDEGPTFLHAMGLEFPQAVDGKVLGELFN, encoded by the coding sequence ATGAAGAAACAACGTCTGTACATGATTTCTTTAGATGCTTTTGGTGCAAAAGATTTAGAATATGCCCAAACGCTTCCAACATTTAAGTATTTATTGGATCGAAGTGCAAGAGTAGAAAAAGTAGAAACGGTTTATCCATCTTTAACCTATATGGCTCATACGTCAATTATCACAGGGGTGTACCCTAATAAACATGGCATTACAAATAATACATATATACAACCAAAAAGAAAATCACCAGATTGGCACTGGTATGCCAAAGATATCAAAGTTCCAACTTTATTTGATGTTGCTCATGAAGCAGGATATACGATTGCTTCTTTTTTATGGCCGGTTACTGGTCGGAACAAAGCCATAAAGTTTAATTTAACTGAAATTTTCGCCAATCGTCCTTGGCAGTCACAAGCACTTATCTCTTTGTGGTCGTCTTCACCAAAATTTGTTTTAGATTTAGAGCGTAAGTTTGGAAAGACTCGTAAAGGTATTCAGCAACCAGAATTAGATCATTTTTTAACAGCTGGAATTGTAGACACGATTCACTCTAAAAACCCTGATTTAATGGCGATACATCTAGTTGACTTAGATAGTACAAGACATCATTTTGGTGTAAATTCCCAAGAAGCAAAAGCTGCTATTAGACGCATGGATGATCATTTGAATCAAATCGTTACCGCTATGAAAGAAAAAGGAATCTTTGAAGAAACAGTTTTAGCAGTATTTGGAGACCACTACCAACTAGACACACACACAGTGGTTAGACTAAATCAACTATTCAAAGAACAAGGCTGGCTAAAAGAAACTAAAGATGGACTGATCCAAGAATGGGATGTTTTAGCTAAGGGTGCTGATGGTTCTTGTTATATTTATACAAAATCAGAAGTAGATTTAGCTGAAGTACGCCAAATATTAACGCAACATTTGGACCAAATCGAAACGATTTATACTCAAGAAGAAGCCACTCGTTTAGGAGCAGATGAGACTTGCAGCTTTTTAATTGAAGCAAAAAAAGGGTATTACTTTATCAATGACAGCAATGGCCCTTTTATAGAAGAAATCAAAGCTGATAAATCAACACCTTTTCATAAAGGCACTCATGGGTATAGTCCTAAAAAAGAAAACTATGAAACAACATTATTTATTTCTGGACCAGGTATAAATGCTGAGGCACGAATACCAGTAGCTCATTTGATCGATGAAGGCCCAACTTTTTTACATGCAATGGGATTGGAATTTCCACAGGCTGTTGATGGAAAGGTTTTAGGGGAATTATTTAATTAA
- the gloA2 gene encoding SMU1112c/YaeR family gloxylase I-like metalloprotein, with product MNIKSIHHVAIIASDYKKSKQFYTEILGLEIIRENYRSERDSYKLDLKLGNSEIELFSFPYPTKRPTQPEAAGLRHLCFYVDDFDEAIQSLNEKGVETEPVRIDEYTGGRFTFFKDPDNLPLELHE from the coding sequence ATGAATATTAAGAGCATTCATCATGTGGCAATCATTGCATCTGACTACAAAAAATCAAAACAGTTTTATACTGAAATTTTAGGTTTAGAAATCATACGAGAAAATTACCGTTCAGAGCGGGATTCGTACAAATTAGATTTAAAGTTAGGGAATAGTGAAATTGAACTGTTTTCCTTTCCTTATCCAACAAAGCGGCCAACTCAACCAGAAGCCGCAGGTTTAAGACATTTATGTTTTTATGTAGACGATTTTGACGAAGCCATTCAATCTTTGAATGAAAAAGGTGTTGAAACAGAGCCCGTTCGCATAGATGAGTACACGGGTGGAAGATTTACATTTTTTAAAGATCCGGATAATTTGCCATTGGAATTACATGAATGA
- a CDS encoding dipeptidase, translated as MNSIDMHCDVLYKMQVNQGNLDFKDSNQLEVNLKRLKEGKVKVQAFAIFIEPSLPSDQQFAAVLEQISFYQNDVIAKHPEIKQIKKWSDIHELKENEIGSFLTLEGVSSIGNDLDKLEYLLDAGILSVGLTWNPANLAADGVGEPRGGGLTTFGFEIVKRLNERKVFTDVSHLSVQGFWDVMKHANYPIATHSNVLSLCSHVRNLNEDQIKAMVERDAMIHVIFNPTFTIEDGENNPVTIADLIPHVERLVELGAVNNIGFGSDFDGISTYIEGLSHAGETQNFIQALLERFTEEEVQGFASKNFLNHLPK; from the coding sequence TTGAATAGTATTGATATGCATTGTGATGTTCTTTATAAGATGCAAGTGAACCAAGGTAACTTAGATTTTAAAGATTCAAATCAATTAGAAGTAAATCTTAAACGTTTGAAAGAAGGAAAGGTTAAAGTTCAGGCTTTTGCTATTTTTATTGAACCAAGTTTGCCATCTGATCAGCAATTTGCAGCGGTTTTAGAACAAATTTCATTCTATCAAAATGACGTAATTGCTAAACATCCTGAAATAAAACAAATAAAAAAATGGTCGGATATTCATGAGTTGAAAGAAAATGAAATAGGATCATTTCTCACTCTTGAGGGTGTGTCTTCTATTGGTAATGATTTGGATAAGTTAGAGTATTTATTGGATGCTGGAATACTATCAGTAGGATTGACTTGGAATCCAGCTAATCTAGCAGCTGATGGAGTTGGAGAGCCAAGAGGTGGTGGATTAACAACATTTGGTTTTGAAATCGTCAAACGCTTGAATGAGCGGAAAGTCTTTACTGATGTTTCTCATCTAAGCGTTCAAGGATTTTGGGACGTTATGAAACATGCAAATTACCCCATTGCTACTCATTCTAATGTTTTATCTTTATGTAGTCATGTGCGGAATTTAAATGAGGATCAGATCAAAGCAATGGTTGAACGTGATGCAATGATTCATGTCATTTTTAATCCAACATTTACTATTGAAGACGGAGAAAATAATCCAGTAACAATAGCAGATTTGATTCCTCATGTTGAACGGTTAGTGGAACTAGGCGCCGTTAACAATATCGGTTTCGGTTCAGATTTTGACGGCATTAGTACGTACATTGAAGGGTTGTCGCATGCTGGAGAAACCCAAAATTTTATACAAGCATTACTTGAAAGGTTTACCGAAGAAGAAGTTCAGGGGTTTGCTTCTAAAAACTTCTTGAACCACTTACCAAAATAA
- a CDS encoding GNAT family N-acetyltransferase: MRSIKVEKSSDLEEVRIELATAEDVDEIVAICTQGYACNAEAVRDKQKVQEKVEEYYNPKRILNEIEEVSAKWSGWIVARLDGKVIGVIGGGIVDSKVGKVFVLYIDVDHLRKGIGTRLVNHLTQMQQLLGNNTQLVSFLKSDKESIQFYEALGFRYLQDIEDNKNVEFTSIEMIRDI, translated from the coding sequence ATGAGATCGATTAAAGTTGAAAAATCTTCAGATCTTGAAGAGGTTCGTATTGAATTAGCAACTGCTGAAGATGTGGATGAAATTGTTGCAATTTGTACACAAGGGTATGCTTGTAACGCTGAAGCTGTAAGAGACAAACAAAAAGTACAAGAAAAAGTTGAAGAATACTATAATCCTAAAAGAATCCTGAATGAAATTGAAGAAGTATCGGCTAAATGGAGTGGATGGATCGTTGCTCGATTAGACGGAAAGGTAATTGGCGTTATCGGCGGCGGAATCGTTGATTCTAAAGTGGGGAAAGTTTTTGTTTTGTACATCGATGTTGATCATTTGAGAAAAGGTATCGGAACGCGTTTAGTAAATCATTTAACACAAATGCAGCAATTATTAGGAAACAATACTCAATTGGTTAGTTTTCTTAAGTCTGATAAAGAGAGTATTCAGTTTTATGAAGCACTTGGATTTCGTTATCTTCAAGATATTGAGGATAATAAGAACGTAGAATTTACTAGTATTGAAATGATTCGCGATATTTAA
- a CDS encoding N-acetylmannosamine-6-phosphate 2-epimerase, whose protein sequence is MNMLDKVKSELIVSCQALDNEPLHSSYIMGRMAVAAEEGGAKGIRSNSKEDIIEIKKNTELPVIGIVKRDYDDSEVFITATMKEIDELAESKCDMIALDATSRVRPNGETLESFVQAIHAKYPSILLMADTATIDEAIEAERLGFDCVSTTLMGYTKESQGDNIADNDFERLKIILESVKVPVIAEGHIDTPEKAKRCKELGVHSIVVGSAITRPQLITAEFVGKMKEVK, encoded by the coding sequence ATGAATATGTTAGATAAAGTAAAATCGGAATTAATTGTTTCTTGCCAAGCGTTGGATAATGAACCTTTGCATAGCTCATATATTATGGGAAGAATGGCAGTTGCTGCTGAAGAAGGCGGAGCAAAAGGAATTCGTTCAAATTCAAAAGAAGATATTATTGAAATTAAGAAAAATACTGAGTTGCCAGTTATCGGAATTGTAAAAAGAGATTATGATGATTCAGAAGTTTTTATCACGGCAACGATGAAAGAAATCGATGAATTGGCTGAATCTAAATGCGATATGATAGCTTTAGATGCTACAAGTCGTGTTAGACCAAATGGCGAAACACTTGAGTCATTTGTTCAAGCTATCCATGCAAAATACCCTTCAATTTTATTAATGGCTGATACAGCAACTATTGATGAAGCGATTGAAGCAGAACGATTAGGCTTTGATTGTGTCTCTACTACTTTAATGGGGTATACTAAGGAATCACAAGGTGACAATATTGCGGATAATGATTTTGAACGCTTAAAGATCATTTTAGAATCCGTGAAAGTTCCTGTCATTGCTGAAGGCCACATAGATACACCTGAGAAAGCTAAGAGATGTAAAGAGCTTGGTGTTCATTCTATCGTTGTAGGGAGCGCAATCACTCGTCCTCAATTGATTACGGCTGAGTTTGTTGGAAAAATGAAAGAAGTAAAGTAG
- the gloA gene encoding lactoylglutathione lyase: MAKKMLHTCVRVKDLEKSMDFYTTVLGFKEVKRLDFSELKFTLVYLALDGDDYELELTYNYDQEEAYTLGNGYGHIAIAVDDLAATQKEYKASGYEVTDLKALPDNAANFFFITDPDGYKIEVIQN, encoded by the coding sequence ATGGCAAAAAAAATGTTGCACACTTGTGTGCGTGTGAAAGATTTAGAAAAATCAATGGACTTTTATACAACTGTATTAGGGTTTAAAGAAGTGAAGAGATTAGATTTTTCAGAACTTAAATTTACATTAGTTTATCTAGCTTTGGATGGAGATGACTATGAATTGGAATTGACGTATAATTATGATCAAGAAGAAGCTTATACCCTTGGAAATGGATATGGTCACATTGCAATTGCTGTGGATGATTTAGCCGCAACACAAAAAGAGTATAAAGCTAGTGGTTATGAAGTTACTGATTTAAAAGCTCTCCCAGATAATGCAGCAAATTTCTTTTTTATTACAGATCCAGATGGTTATAAAATCGAAGTTATTCAAAACTAG
- a CDS encoding MurR/RpiR family transcriptional regulator, translated as MANNLDLSNRINQNYPLLSKKEKQVAAFILEHKNDVESWNIKDLSRLTETSNATISRFCSKLHYRNFSEFKTFVTQELGEHPAPLQVPVKIASYYTQLINSASQLIETQQITDFVEAIHLSNKILICGVGNSGLSAMELKYRLVRMGLIVDVVTDPHMMLMDAVLLKKYDLMIAISNYGQTQAVIDACTIAKKEHATVFVITNQNHTPLTNIADQVLFASGRTSIPDDQFINSQLPIHFILDVLCYVLLENKSYKNNRKKTLSALDSH; from the coding sequence ATGGCAAACAATCTTGATCTTTCTAATCGAATCAATCAAAATTATCCACTACTATCAAAAAAAGAGAAACAAGTAGCTGCATTTATACTGGAACACAAAAATGATGTGGAGTCTTGGAATATTAAAGATCTTTCGCGTTTAACAGAGACCTCCAATGCTACTATTTCTCGTTTTTGTTCAAAATTACACTATCGAAATTTTAGTGAATTTAAAACATTTGTAACTCAAGAATTAGGTGAACACCCAGCGCCCTTACAAGTACCTGTTAAAATTGCCAGCTATTACACACAATTGATCAACTCTGCATCTCAACTGATTGAAACGCAACAAATTACTGATTTTGTGGAAGCGATTCATCTTTCCAATAAAATTTTAATTTGTGGAGTGGGTAATTCTGGATTGAGTGCTATGGAATTAAAGTATCGGTTAGTTAGAATGGGATTGATCGTTGATGTAGTAACCGATCCGCATATGATGTTAATGGATGCCGTATTGTTAAAAAAATATGATTTGATGATAGCTATTTCGAATTATGGACAAACACAAGCTGTCATTGATGCCTGTACGATAGCAAAAAAAGAACATGCTACCGTTTTTGTCATTACCAATCAAAATCACACTCCTTTAACAAATATTGCCGATCAAGTATTATTTGCTTCGGGTCGAACATCTATTCCAGATGATCAATTTATTAATAGCCAATTGCCGATTCATTTTATTTTAGATGTATTGTGCTATGTCTTGTTAGAAAATAAATCTTATAAAAATAACCGCAAAAAAACGTTATCTGCTTTAGACTCACATTAA
- a CDS encoding alpha/beta hydrolase, translated as MSTIYTYTKDNDSPLQMTFFPAIPEYDKHCTLLYLHGGALIYGERDDLPILYREMFLSAGYSILTIDYPLAPEEPLPVIVESIIEGIDWFSTHAKNTLKSQSSDYVLFGRSAGAYLSFVLAKQLLPISPKGIISFYGYSSLIETSFTNPSSYYNQFPKVTNSSISHLIKTTRQANASIQDRFPIYLRARQMGSWLSLLLSDRSLLNDYSLNEVELKKLPPVFLTASSADQDVPYSVSQQLSQIIPKVQFHPVLGLPHDFDADTTNPAGKRVYQAAINWLDQLQVVNNRA; from the coding sequence ATGTCTACTATTTATACTTATACCAAAGATAATGATTCACCTTTACAAATGACTTTCTTCCCAGCTATTCCTGAATATGACAAACACTGTACATTGCTTTATTTACATGGTGGTGCTCTTATTTATGGAGAAAGAGACGATCTTCCCATTCTTTATCGAGAAATGTTTTTAAGTGCAGGTTATTCCATCTTAACCATTGATTACCCACTCGCTCCCGAAGAACCTTTACCTGTTATAGTAGAGTCTATCATAGAAGGAATCGACTGGTTCAGTACACATGCCAAAAATACTTTAAAATCACAATCTTCAGATTACGTTTTATTCGGAAGATCTGCTGGTGCCTATCTTAGTTTTGTGCTTGCTAAACAATTACTTCCTATTTCTCCAAAAGGTATCATAAGTTTTTATGGTTATTCTTCGCTAATAGAAACTAGCTTTACTAATCCTAGTTCTTATTACAATCAATTTCCTAAAGTAACCAACAGTAGTATATCTCATTTGATAAAAACGACACGCCAAGCAAATGCCTCTATTCAAGACCGTTTTCCCATATACCTTAGAGCTAGGCAGATGGGTTCTTGGTTATCATTGCTATTATCTGATAGGTCTTTATTAAACGACTACAGTCTAAATGAAGTAGAGTTAAAAAAATTGCCGCCTGTTTTTCTAACGGCTAGTTCTGCTGATCAAGATGTGCCCTATAGTGTTTCTCAGCAACTCTCTCAGATCATTCCTAAAGTACAGTTTCATCCCGTGCTAGGATTGCCACACGATTTTGACGCAGATACCACTAATCCTGCTGGAAAACGTGTCTACCAAGCTGCCATTAATTGGTTAGACCAGCTTCAAGTAGTGAATAATCGTGCTTAA
- a CDS encoding peptide ABC transporter substrate-binding protein, producing the protein MNTKKQTSHLIFFTLLIFLSACGSNEKLGEKKESAEAILDAEQVMHLTVESELATTDTVLVAENITFAGVNQFIEGLYRLDENNKPIPALAESEDISEDGLTYTFHLRNDAKWSNGEPVTAHDFVFSWRRNVDPTSGAAYAYLFEDIKNASDIMAEQLPLEELGVKALDDTTLEVTLETPIAYFPSLMSFVSFFPQNEAFVRNAGNQYGTSSETTLTNGPFLLSEWDNGLDESWNYEKNPAYWDAENVHLTKITNQVIKDVSTGVNLFEKGDVDNALLSGEYAKQFQKNPSYTVEYFSRTNYLEVNQTDNPYLKNETFRKALALAINREELTSVVLNNGSLPINGLVPDHFVKNPESGTEFAEEAGDFYTYDLPEAQKLVEEAKAELGVDTIELELLGDDDETSKRVMEYLQGEIQNNLEGVNITLLNVPFSARLAKAAAGDFDLISSGWSGYVSDPMIMLDVLYSTSSYNNGGYSNEKVDQLIDDAKGIHANEPSLRWADMLKAHQIALDDAALIPLYQKGEAMLRNPKIKNVNINSVGARYSYKDAYIID; encoded by the coding sequence ATGAATACAAAGAAACAAACATCCCACTTGATATTTTTTACCTTATTAATTTTTTTAAGTGCTTGCGGATCAAACGAAAAACTTGGTGAAAAGAAAGAATCAGCAGAGGCTATACTTGATGCTGAACAAGTCATGCACTTAACTGTCGAAAGTGAATTAGCGACAACAGACACTGTTTTGGTTGCTGAAAATATTACTTTTGCTGGCGTTAATCAATTTATCGAAGGACTCTATCGGTTAGATGAAAATAATAAGCCTATCCCTGCCTTAGCTGAAAGTGAAGATATTTCAGAAGATGGATTAACCTATACCTTTCATCTAAGAAACGATGCTAAATGGTCAAATGGCGAACCCGTTACTGCACATGACTTTGTGTTTTCGTGGCGTAGAAATGTTGACCCCACTTCTGGTGCAGCTTATGCGTACTTATTTGAAGATATAAAGAATGCTTCTGACATCATGGCTGAACAACTGCCGCTTGAAGAACTTGGAGTTAAAGCATTAGATGATACAACTTTAGAAGTCACACTTGAAACACCTATTGCTTATTTCCCTTCTCTTATGTCATTTGTTTCGTTTTTCCCACAAAATGAAGCATTTGTTAGAAATGCTGGTAATCAATACGGCACCAGCAGCGAGACCACTCTAACAAATGGTCCTTTCTTGTTATCTGAATGGGATAATGGATTGGATGAAAGTTGGAATTATGAAAAAAATCCAGCTTATTGGGATGCAGAAAATGTTCACTTAACTAAAATCACGAATCAAGTAATCAAAGATGTGTCCACTGGAGTAAACTTATTTGAAAAAGGTGATGTTGATAATGCGTTATTGTCTGGTGAGTACGCTAAACAATTTCAAAAAAATCCTAGTTACACAGTTGAGTACTTTTCAAGAACCAACTACTTAGAAGTCAATCAAACGGACAACCCCTATTTAAAAAATGAAACCTTCAGAAAAGCACTAGCACTTGCTATTAACCGTGAAGAATTGACTTCAGTCGTCCTAAATAATGGTTCTTTACCAATCAATGGATTGGTTCCAGATCATTTTGTTAAAAATCCTGAATCAGGTACTGAATTTGCTGAAGAAGCCGGAGATTTTTATACTTATGATCTGCCTGAAGCCCAAAAGTTAGTAGAAGAAGCTAAAGCTGAACTCGGAGTAGATACGATTGAATTGGAACTACTTGGGGATGATGATGAAACAAGTAAGCGTGTTATGGAATACCTTCAAGGAGAAATACAGAATAATTTAGAAGGTGTAAACATTACCCTCTTAAATGTTCCCTTCAGCGCTCGACTAGCTAAAGCTGCAGCAGGTGATTTTGATTTAATTTCATCTGGTTGGAGCGGATATGTTTCAGATCCAATGATCATGTTAGATGTTTTATATAGTACGTCTTCTTATAACAATGGAGGCTATTCAAATGAAAAAGTAGATCAATTAATTGATGACGCCAAAGGAATTCATGCGAATGAGCCTAGTTTAAGATGGGCTGACATGTTGAAAGCTCATCAAATTGCTTTAGACGATGCGGCACTTATTCCCTTGTACCAAAAGGGTGAAGCCATGTTGCGAAATCCAAAAATTAAAAATGTAAACATCAATTCAGTAGGCGCTAGATATAGCTATAAAGATGCATATATTATCGACTAA
- the ptsG gene encoding glucose-specific PTS transporter subunit IIBC — translation MKTFFEKAQQFGKSFMLPIAILPAAGLLLGIGGSLSNPNTVSAYPVLDVAWLQAIFTIMSSAGNIVFSNLPVIFAVGVAIGLARSDKGTAALAALIGYLVMHSTINAILTITGSLALDNLAAVGQGSTLGIQTLETGVFGGIIVGILASYLHNRFNKIELPTYLGFFGGSRFVPIITSFSAIILGAIMYFVWPVFQGLITNVGDVVNATGYLGTFLYGFILRMLGPVGLHHIFYLPFWQTAVGGTMEIGGELVQGTQNIFFAQLADPATQEFFSGTARFMSGRFITMMFGLVGAAFAIYRTAKPENKKVVGGLMLSAALTSFLTGITEPLEFSFLFIAPALYVVHAVFDGLAFMLAHIFEITIGQTFSGGFIDFILFGVLQGNERTNWIMVVVIGVVWFFLYYFTFTFLIKKFNFQTPGRTDKIEVAGNKTKVEGRALDIINGLGGEENLVNVDNCATRLRVTVKDETLVNEELLKETGSQGLIKRGNGIQVVYGPQVSVIKNEIEEMLGDE, via the coding sequence ATGAAAACGTTTTTTGAGAAAGCTCAGCAATTTGGAAAATCCTTTATGCTGCCAATCGCAATTTTACCTGCTGCAGGATTACTTTTAGGAATCGGAGGATCATTATCTAATCCCAATACAGTTAGTGCTTATCCTGTTTTAGATGTAGCTTGGTTACAAGCGATCTTTACAATTATGAGTAGCGCTGGGAATATTGTTTTTAGTAATTTACCCGTTATATTTGCGGTAGGGGTAGCAATAGGGTTAGCAAGATCAGACAAAGGAACAGCAGCATTAGCAGCATTGATTGGCTACTTGGTCATGCACTCAACAATAAATGCTATTTTGACTATTACTGGATCATTAGCTTTAGATAATCTTGCCGCTGTTGGTCAAGGAAGCACATTAGGTATTCAAACACTTGAAACAGGAGTATTTGGTGGGATTATTGTTGGGATCTTAGCAAGTTATTTACACAATCGCTTTAATAAAATTGAATTGCCAACCTATCTTGGATTCTTTGGTGGTTCGCGTTTTGTTCCAATCATTACGTCATTTTCAGCAATTATTTTAGGCGCTATTATGTACTTTGTATGGCCTGTATTCCAAGGGTTGATTACAAATGTAGGAGATGTGGTTAATGCTACTGGTTATTTAGGAACATTCCTATACGGATTTATCTTACGAATGCTTGGACCTGTTGGATTGCATCATATTTTTTATCTTCCTTTTTGGCAAACAGCTGTTGGAGGAACAATGGAAATTGGTGGAGAACTTGTTCAAGGAACACAAAATATTTTCTTTGCACAATTAGCTGATCCAGCAACACAAGAATTCTTTAGCGGAACAGCACGCTTTATGTCAGGACGTTTTATCACAATGATGTTTGGTCTAGTTGGTGCAGCATTTGCCATCTATAGAACAGCAAAACCAGAAAATAAAAAAGTAGTTGGAGGGTTGATGTTGTCAGCTGCTTTAACATCCTTTTTAACAGGAATCACAGAACCGCTTGAATTCTCATTTTTATTTATAGCACCTGCATTATATGTTGTGCATGCCGTGTTCGACGGTCTTGCATTTATGTTAGCGCATATCTTTGAAATTACAATTGGACAAACTTTCTCAGGTGGATTTATTGACTTTATCTTATTCGGAGTCTTGCAAGGAAATGAACGAACAAACTGGATTATGGTTGTAGTTATTGGGGTAGTTTGGTTCTTCTTATATTACTTTACATTTACATTCCTAATTAAGAAATTCAACTTCCAAACACCTGGTAGAACAGATAAAATAGAAGTTGCTGGCAATAAAACTAAAGTAGAAGGTCGTGCACTAGATATTATTAATGGTCTTGGTGGCGAAGAAAACTTAGTGAATGTTGACAACTGTGCAACAAGATTACGTGTTACAGTTAAGGACGAGACTTTAGTTAATGAAGAATTATTAAAAGAAACTGGAAGCCAAGGATTGATCAAAAGAGGAAATGGAATTCAGGTCGTTTATGGTCCACAAGTGTCGGTTATAAAAAATGAAATTGAAGAAATGTTAGGAGACGAATAA
- a CDS encoding MFS transporter produces MRAVEIGKERFKYTKIEKSWILQDWANSAYSIMITTAVFPLFFKAVSEGAGVSAVNSTAYLGYANAIGTLVVSLLAPILGAIADYKGYRNPMFSLATGLGIIATFSFAFIPDENWLLLLIIYSVSSIGFGAANIFYDASLIDSTTLNRMDRVSSAGYGWGYIGSSIPFVIFIFFQLTQILPISQTALIKGGFAATALWWLIFTIPYWKNVEQTTYINKQPHVVKNSFLRLWETLRNIRQYRNVFLFLIAYFFYIDGVGTIFQMATAIGSDVGLMANDLIVVMMICQFVAFPFSILYGVLAGRFGNKKMIYVGIATYTFICIFALSLDSLLTFIILAVLVGTAQGGVQSLSRSLFGQLIPKENANEFFGFYNIFGKFAAVVGPLLVGIISQITGNSLNGVFALIILFIIGGSVLYFVEEPVREIN; encoded by the coding sequence GTGAGAGCAGTGGAAATAGGAAAAGAACGGTTTAAATACACAAAAATAGAAAAAAGTTGGATTTTACAAGATTGGGCTAACTCAGCCTATTCGATTATGATTACTACAGCTGTTTTTCCGTTGTTCTTCAAAGCAGTTTCTGAAGGAGCAGGTGTGAGTGCGGTAAATTCAACTGCTTATTTAGGGTATGCTAATGCAATTGGAACCTTAGTCGTTTCGCTGTTAGCTCCTATATTAGGTGCAATTGCTGATTATAAAGGTTACCGAAATCCAATGTTTTCTTTAGCTACAGGATTGGGCATTATTGCGACATTTAGTTTTGCGTTTATTCCAGATGAAAACTGGTTGTTATTATTGATTATTTACTCAGTATCTTCGATTGGTTTTGGTGCTGCCAACATTTTTTACGATGCATCTTTAATTGATTCTACAACATTAAATCGAATGGATCGTGTTTCTAGTGCAGGATATGGGTGGGGTTATATTGGTAGTTCCATTCCATTTGTTATTTTTATTTTCTTTCAATTAACCCAAATTCTTCCTATTTCACAAACTGCTCTTATTAAAGGTGGATTTGCAGCAACGGCTCTTTGGTGGTTGATATTTACCATTCCTTATTGGAAAAATGTCGAACAAACAACGTATATAAATAAACAACCACATGTTGTTAAAAATAGTTTTTTAAGATTGTGGGAAACACTTAGGAATATACGTCAGTATCGCAATGTCTTTTTATTTTTAATTGCCTATTTTTTCTATATTGATGGAGTAGGAACTATTTTTCAAATGGCAACCGCTATCGGATCAGACGTCGGACTAATGGCCAATGATTTGATCGTGGTGATGATGATCTGTCAATTTGTAGCATTCCCATTTTCTATTTTATATGGAGTATTAGCGGGTAGATTTGGCAATAAAAAAATGATTTATGTAGGAATAGCTACCTATACGTTTATTTGTATCTTTGCGTTATCGTTAGATTCTTTATTAACGTTTATTATATTAGCGGTTCTTGTAGGAACTGCTCAAGGTGGGGTTCAATCGCTTAGTCGTTCTTTATTTGGCCAGTTGATCCCTAAAGAAAATGCAAATGAATTCTTTGGTTTTTATAATATTTTCGGTAAATTTGCAGCAGTTGTCGGACCACTTTTAGTTGGAATCATCTCTCAAATAACGGGGAATTCTTTAAATGGGGTATTTGCATTGATCATTCTCTTTATTATTGGAGGATCCGTTCTTTATTTTGTGGAAGAACCTGTTCGTGAAATAAATTAA